From Gallaecimonas pentaromativorans, the proteins below share one genomic window:
- the purC gene encoding phosphoribosylaminoimidazolesuccinocarboxamide synthase, with product MEKRQELYRGKAKSVYTTDNPDYLVLHFRNDTSAFDGERVEQLARKGMVNNKFNHFIMEKLEAAGVPTQMEKLLGDDEVLVKKLAMIPVECVIRNYAAGSLVRRLGVEEGKKLDPQTFELFLKNDALHDPMVNDSLCVAFGWATEAQLAQMKALTYQVNEVLSKLFDDAGMLLVDFKLEFGLFKGEIVLGDEFSPDGCRIWDKETKKKLDKDRFRQGLGGVVEAYEEVAGRLGVKLD from the coding sequence ATGGAAAAACGCCAAGAGCTTTACCGTGGCAAAGCCAAATCTGTTTACACCACAGACAATCCTGACTACCTGGTCCTGCATTTTCGCAACGACACCTCCGCGTTTGACGGTGAGCGGGTAGAGCAGCTGGCGCGCAAGGGCATGGTGAACAACAAGTTCAACCATTTCATCATGGAAAAGCTGGAAGCGGCCGGCGTCCCCACCCAGATGGAAAAACTGCTGGGCGATGACGAAGTGCTGGTTAAAAAACTGGCCATGATCCCGGTGGAATGCGTCATTCGTAACTACGCCGCCGGCTCGCTGGTGCGCCGCCTGGGCGTGGAAGAGGGCAAGAAGCTCGATCCCCAGACCTTTGAGCTGTTCCTCAAAAACGACGCCCTGCACGACCCCATGGTCAACGACAGCCTGTGCGTCGCCTTTGGCTGGGCCACCGAAGCCCAACTGGCTCAAATGAAGGCCCTGACCTATCAGGTCAACGAGGTGCTGTCCAAGCTGTTTGATGACGCCGGCATGCTGCTGGTGGACTTCAAACTGGAGTTCGGCCTGTTCAAGGGCGAGATTGTGCTGGGTGACGAGTTCAGCCCTGACGGCTGCCGGATCTGGGACAAGGAAACCAAGAAGAAGCTCGACAAAGACCGTTTCCGCCAAGGCCTTGGCGGCGTGGTGGAAGCCTACGAAGAAGTGGCTGGCCGCCTCGGCGTCAAGCTTGACTAA
- a CDS encoding Mor transcription activator family protein has protein sequence MNFDDALIEEYIDYFPESLQELIRLIGFSQTRQLLSHYGGAKRYIPKRGAQKGRRWDAISDEAFSKLCALYCGETLELPKLDSLLRIQRDLNIVEQSRSGASRAELVAQFGLTNRQIGNIRRRYRMGCHSPSH, from the coding sequence ATGAATTTTGACGACGCTTTAATCGAAGAATACATCGACTATTTCCCGGAATCGTTGCAGGAGCTGATACGGCTGATAGGGTTCTCCCAGACCCGCCAGCTGCTGTCCCACTACGGCGGGGCCAAGCGCTATATCCCCAAGCGCGGCGCCCAAAAAGGCCGGCGCTGGGACGCCATCAGCGACGAAGCCTTTAGCAAGCTGTGTGCCCTCTACTGCGGCGAGACCCTGGAGCTGCCCAAGCTCGACAGCCTTTTACGCATTCAGCGCGATCTGAACATCGTCGAGCAAAGCCGTAGCGGCGCATCCCGGGCCGAACTGGTGGCGCAATTTGGGCTGACCAACCGCCAGATAGGCAACATTCGCCGCCGCTATCGCATGGGCTGCCACAGCCCTTCTCATTGA
- a CDS encoding GNAT family N-acetyltransferase, whose translation MSVEIIEADYRNSRHGADLVFLLNAYAKDPMGGGEAIAEEVLAALPAMLAARTDAMTLLAYVDGQPAALLNAFEGFSTFKGKPLLNVHDMAVLPAYRGRGLSQALMAALEERARARGCCKLTLEVLEGNQVARQAYIKAGFAGYELDPQMGKALFWQKNLD comes from the coding sequence ATGTCCGTTGAGATAATCGAAGCCGACTACCGCAATAGCCGCCATGGCGCTGACCTGGTGTTTTTGCTCAATGCCTACGCCAAAGATCCCATGGGTGGCGGCGAAGCTATCGCCGAAGAGGTGCTGGCCGCCTTGCCAGCGATGCTTGCGGCGCGCACCGATGCCATGACCTTGCTGGCCTACGTGGACGGCCAGCCGGCGGCGCTTTTAAATGCCTTTGAGGGCTTTTCCACCTTCAAGGGCAAACCCCTTCTTAATGTGCATGACATGGCGGTGCTGCCGGCCTATCGCGGCCGGGGCCTTAGCCAGGCGCTGATGGCGGCGCTGGAGGAGCGGGCCCGCGCCCGTGGCTGCTGCAAGCTGACCCTTGAGGTACTGGAAGGCAACCAGGTGGCCCGCCAGGCCTATATCAAGGCCGGGTTTGCCGGTTACGAGTTGGACCCGCAAATGGGTAAGGCGCTGTTCTGGCAGAAAAATTTGGATTAA
- a CDS encoding LysR family transcriptional regulator, giving the protein MNYSLRQLRTFVAVARLGSFSRAGERIGLSQSAVSHSIRGLEQEMGLKLLDRTTREVVLTEAGTRLAAQLEKLLDDLHATLLDARTFGRSISGTVRIASSQTISANLMPQCLASAAKDLPDIAIKLSDRPQQWVLSGVRNAEVDFGIVIDPLQSPDLECQPILTEPFLALCHPQDPLAAASTVSWQALAERPLVLQDYASGSRLLIDKVFEELGLSPVVAQEIGHPVTLYPMVAAGIGTGILPALALPVPEGCQVVVKPLAPKVDRTLMLVRRKNRSLSPAAALIWQLVKERASELALSRRGDPLFN; this is encoded by the coding sequence ATGAACTACAGCCTGCGTCAACTTCGCACCTTTGTGGCCGTTGCCCGCCTTGGCAGTTTTAGCCGGGCCGGGGAGCGTATCGGCCTTAGCCAGTCGGCGGTGAGCCACAGTATCCGCGGCTTAGAACAGGAAATGGGCCTTAAACTGCTGGATAGAACCACCCGCGAGGTGGTGCTCACCGAGGCCGGCACCCGCCTGGCGGCCCAGCTTGAAAAACTGCTGGACGACCTGCACGCCACCTTGCTGGACGCCCGCACCTTTGGCCGCAGCATCAGCGGCACGGTGCGCATTGCGTCGAGCCAGACCATCTCTGCCAACCTGATGCCACAGTGCCTGGCAAGCGCTGCCAAAGACTTGCCCGATATCGCCATCAAGCTCAGCGACCGGCCCCAGCAGTGGGTGCTGTCAGGGGTGCGTAACGCCGAGGTGGATTTCGGTATCGTTATCGATCCGCTGCAAAGCCCGGATTTAGAGTGTCAGCCCATTTTAACCGAGCCCTTCCTGGCCCTTTGCCACCCCCAAGACCCCCTGGCAGCAGCCAGCACGGTTTCCTGGCAGGCGCTGGCCGAGCGGCCTTTGGTACTGCAAGACTACGCGTCGGGTAGCAGGCTGCTTATCGACAAGGTATTTGAGGAGCTGGGGCTGAGCCCGGTGGTGGCCCAGGAGATTGGCCACCCGGTCACCCTTTATCCCATGGTGGCAGCGGGTATTGGCACCGGCATCTTGCCGGCCCTGGCGCTGCCGGTACCAGAAGGTTGCCAGGTGGTGGTTAAACCCTTGGCGCCGAAAGTGGACAGAACCCTGATGCTGGTGCGCCGAAAAAACCGCTCGCTGTCGCCAGCGGCGGCCCTTATCTGGCAATTGGTAAAAGAAAGGGCCAGCGAGCTGGCCCTTTCTCGGCGCGGCGATCCGCTTTTTAACTGA
- a CDS encoding phage tail protein, with translation MISPWPVMAAGIPVGAVIAFAGPMGRDSALPRHGLASTEPWGWLLCDGRQLACQAYPELFAMLGYHYGGSGAQFALPDYRGVFLRGVDGGSGNDPDLSRRQAPGDGAASEVGSRQGDAVINHNHSYTKPEGETSAGPVGGTAVASLLPNQCTDALKSASCGELAQQSDFETRPCNVSVYYLIKFTSAGAGGQPRQGVHHGL, from the coding sequence ATGATTAGCCCCTGGCCGGTTATGGCCGCCGGCATCCCCGTCGGAGCAGTGATCGCCTTTGCCGGCCCCATGGGCCGCGACAGCGCCCTGCCCCGCCATGGCCTTGCCAGCACCGAGCCCTGGGGCTGGCTGCTGTGCGATGGCCGGCAACTGGCCTGCCAGGCCTACCCCGAACTTTTTGCCATGCTCGGCTACCACTACGGGGGCAGCGGCGCCCAATTTGCTCTGCCCGACTACCGGGGGGTTTTCTTGCGCGGGGTGGATGGCGGCAGCGGCAACGACCCCGATCTCTCCCGCCGCCAAGCGCCGGGAGACGGCGCCGCCAGCGAAGTAGGCTCGCGCCAGGGCGATGCGGTGATCAACCACAACCACAGCTACACCAAGCCCGAGGGTGAAACGAGTGCCGGCCCGGTAGGCGGCACCGCGGTTGCCTCCCTGCTGCCAAACCAATGCACCGATGCCCTCAAAAGCGCCAGCTGCGGCGAGCTCGCCCAGCAATCGGATTTTGAAACCCGGCCCTGCAACGTCAGCGTTTACTACCTCATTAAATTCACCAGCGCCGGGGCTGGTGGCCAACCACGACAAGGAGTTCACCATGGCCTATGA
- a CDS encoding glycosyltransferase, whose translation MSELVVGIYCRGQGAALAASLRALWAGTDHGFTPLLLLDGPQPPLPSTWETLPRLSSLEVLGQGAFINAMKAAMPARVYGFIEAGTLVAPGCIDALLAALLAAPANGLAGPSSNRGWNEQAQLLDERLGLAEQAHSLAGEGQASQYLKPLYSLGGFCLLIKAEVLTHLGGVDEGYGAAPGWEMDTNIRAARLGWQGLWVKEALAIRAASSDTDAALLAGKLRYQKRFCGQWNMEEERLSCAHCLGDNCPHFAHQPLPGATLNASAPAFLPAKAMAAPLVSCVMPTKGRPAWLAQSVRYFLAQDHPNKELVIVFDQPADLGALACHPSVRLVASKDDTSIGAKRQLGNQHARGDFIVQWDDDDWYSSRRLSRQLWPLRLDLADVTALTQTGFFDVDASQCWQVTPCLYRQLFHGAVAGGTLAYRRSLWQQAPGYPPASLGEDARFLKHLEQRGAELLAIGAGEDFLYLRHGLNSWRFAPGYLDAKAWSLRPLPRRFAADKAFYKAMKQRPLLSCIMPTANRPGFAKEAINAFLAQDYPHKELVIVDDGHDDLRHLVPPHPAIRYHRIAPGLSLGAKRNRCCELASGHIIAHWDDDDWRAPDWLSRQVALLEKSGADLCGLAALFFAEPATGRCWQYRYDGEPPWAAGGTLCYWRRYWLAHPFSDRQIGEDNAFVWEPGCKLALSDYELGYIATVHGANTSPKATDGARWHPCSEAQRRQLWALMGAQEAGAADKATAEMAGKLSSHEWGE comes from the coding sequence TTGTCTGAGCTGGTTGTCGGTATTTATTGCCGGGGCCAGGGCGCGGCCCTGGCTGCAAGCTTAAGAGCCCTTTGGGCGGGCACCGACCACGGCTTTACGCCGCTCTTGCTGCTAGATGGCCCCCAGCCGCCGCTACCAAGCACTTGGGAGACATTGCCGCGCCTTTCCAGCCTTGAGGTGTTGGGCCAGGGCGCTTTTATCAACGCCATGAAAGCGGCCATGCCGGCCAGGGTGTACGGGTTTATCGAGGCCGGCACCCTGGTGGCGCCGGGCTGCATTGACGCGCTATTGGCAGCGCTTCTGGCAGCCCCTGCCAATGGCCTTGCCGGGCCCAGCAGCAACCGTGGCTGGAACGAGCAGGCGCAACTGCTGGACGAGCGCCTTGGTCTTGCCGAGCAGGCCCACAGCCTGGCCGGGGAAGGCCAGGCCAGCCAATACCTCAAGCCCCTTTACAGCCTGGGGGGCTTTTGCCTGCTGATAAAAGCCGAGGTGCTGACTCACCTTGGCGGCGTGGACGAAGGCTACGGCGCCGCGCCGGGTTGGGAGATGGACACCAACATCCGCGCCGCGCGCCTCGGTTGGCAAGGGCTGTGGGTAAAAGAGGCGCTGGCCATAAGGGCGGCCAGTAGCGATACCGACGCCGCCCTTTTGGCCGGGAAGCTCCGTTACCAAAAGCGCTTTTGCGGCCAGTGGAATATGGAGGAGGAGCGCCTTAGCTGCGCCCATTGCCTGGGGGATAACTGCCCGCACTTTGCCCACCAGCCCCTGCCGGGAGCAACCCTTAACGCCTCAGCGCCTGCTTTTTTGCCCGCCAAGGCCATGGCGGCGCCGCTGGTATCTTGCGTGATGCCCACCAAGGGCCGGCCAGCGTGGCTGGCGCAATCGGTGCGCTATTTTCTGGCCCAGGATCATCCCAACAAGGAGCTGGTGATTGTCTTTGACCAACCCGCGGATCTGGGCGCCCTTGCCTGCCACCCGTCGGTACGGCTGGTGGCAAGCAAGGATGACACCAGCATCGGCGCCAAGCGCCAGCTTGGTAACCAACATGCCAGGGGCGATTTTATCGTGCAGTGGGACGACGATGACTGGTACAGCTCGCGCCGCCTAAGCCGCCAGCTGTGGCCGCTGCGCCTGGACCTTGCCGATGTGACAGCGCTGACCCAAACCGGCTTTTTTGATGTGGACGCCAGCCAATGCTGGCAAGTCACGCCTTGCCTTTATCGCCAGCTTTTTCATGGCGCCGTGGCCGGCGGTACCCTGGCCTATCGGCGCAGCCTTTGGCAGCAGGCGCCGGGTTATCCCCCCGCCTCCCTTGGCGAAGACGCGCGGTTTTTAAAGCACCTTGAGCAGCGCGGCGCCGAGCTTTTAGCCATCGGTGCCGGTGAGGATTTTCTCTACCTGCGTCACGGCCTTAACAGCTGGCGCTTTGCCCCCGGTTACCTTGATGCCAAGGCTTGGTCCCTTCGCCCCCTGCCCCGGCGTTTTGCCGCCGACAAGGCCTTTTACAAAGCAATGAAGCAAAGGCCGCTGCTCTCTTGCATCATGCCCACCGCCAACAGGCCGGGCTTTGCCAAAGAGGCCATCAACGCCTTTTTGGCCCAGGACTACCCCCACAAGGAGCTGGTGATCGTTGACGATGGCCATGACGACCTCCGCCATCTGGTGCCACCCCACCCGGCCATTCGCTATCACCGGATAGCGCCGGGGCTGAGCCTTGGCGCCAAGCGTAACCGCTGCTGCGAGCTGGCCTCGGGGCATATCATTGCCCATTGGGATGACGACGATTGGCGGGCGCCGGATTGGCTGAGCCGCCAGGTGGCGCTGTTAGAAAAAAGTGGCGCCGATCTGTGCGGCCTGGCGGCGCTTTTTTTTGCCGAGCCCGCCACTGGCCGCTGTTGGCAATACCGCTATGACGGCGAGCCGCCTTGGGCGGCGGGGGGCACCTTGTGTTACTGGCGCCGCTATTGGCTGGCCCACCCCTTTAGCGACCGGCAGATCGGCGAGGACAATGCCTTTGTCTGGGAACCGGGCTGCAAACTGGCGTTAAGCGATTATGAGCTTGGCTATATCGCCACCGTCCATGGCGCCAACACCAGCCCCAAGGCAACCGATGGCGCTCGCTGGCACCCATGCTCCGAGGCGCAGCGCCGCCAGCTTTGGGCGCTGATGGGGGCTCAGGAAGCGGGAGCCGCCGACAAGGCGACAGCGGAGATGGCAGGGAAGTTGTCGTCGCACGAATGGGGCGAATAA
- a CDS encoding STAS/SEC14 domain-containing protein: MGSTRHGMSIGLERQGSECYLVLKAIGTLTHDDYLILTPMLEGALEGIRQPHIKALVDVTELKGWELHAAWDDWQLGLKHGREFDKIALLGNKVWQRLAAKVGDWFVSGQVQYFEDEAQALAWLAE; the protein is encoded by the coding sequence ATGGGCAGCACAAGACACGGCATGTCTATCGGCCTGGAGCGCCAGGGCAGCGAATGCTATCTGGTATTAAAAGCCATCGGCACCCTGACCCACGACGACTACCTCATTCTCACCCCCATGCTCGAAGGCGCCCTGGAGGGCATTCGCCAACCCCACATCAAAGCCCTGGTGGATGTCACCGAACTCAAAGGCTGGGAGCTGCACGCCGCCTGGGACGACTGGCAGCTGGGGCTTAAACACGGCCGCGAGTTCGACAAGATTGCGCTTTTAGGCAACAAGGTCTGGCAGCGCCTGGCCGCCAAGGTGGGCGACTGGTTTGTCAGTGGCCAGGTGCAGTATTTCGAGGATGAAGCCCAGGCGCTGGCCTGGCTGGCCGAGTAG
- a CDS encoding bile acid:sodium symporter family protein, producing MKRFLPDAFTLCLLTTVLLASLLPAKGEYAVAVGYITQAAIALLFFMHGAKLSRQAIVEGSSQWRLHLVVMLSTFALFPVLGLALRAWAPLPLPDTLYSGFVYLCILPATVQSAIAFTSIAGGNVAAAVCSASASSLIGIFISPLLAGTLMKVQGSADAGHVEQVLKVMEQLLLPFVLGHLSRPWTASWIEKHRKWIGKTDQSSILLVVYSAFSEAVLQGLWHKVGVVALLEILVLCLGLLAVVLVVNTQVARRLGFNRADEITLVFCGSKKSLANGIPMANILFPAASVGLLILPLMLFHQVQIMVCAYLARRYREKALVPISA from the coding sequence ATGAAACGCTTTTTACCCGACGCCTTTACCCTTTGCCTGCTCACCACCGTGCTGCTGGCCTCGCTACTGCCAGCCAAGGGCGAGTACGCCGTGGCCGTGGGTTATATCACCCAAGCGGCCATTGCCCTGCTGTTTTTCATGCACGGCGCCAAGCTGTCACGCCAGGCCATCGTAGAGGGCTCCAGCCAGTGGCGGCTGCACTTGGTGGTGATGCTAAGTACCTTTGCGCTCTTCCCTGTGCTGGGCCTTGCCCTTCGCGCCTGGGCGCCGCTGCCACTTCCTGACACCCTCTACAGCGGCTTTGTGTATCTGTGCATTCTGCCGGCCACGGTGCAGTCGGCCATCGCCTTTACCTCCATCGCCGGGGGCAACGTGGCGGCGGCAGTGTGCAGCGCCTCGGCGTCGAGCCTGATAGGGATTTTCATCTCGCCACTGCTGGCCGGTACCTTGATGAAGGTGCAAGGCTCGGCAGACGCCGGGCATGTTGAGCAGGTGCTGAAAGTGATGGAGCAGTTGCTGCTGCCTTTTGTGCTGGGGCATTTAAGCCGGCCCTGGACCGCGTCTTGGATTGAAAAGCACCGCAAGTGGATAGGCAAGACCGATCAGTCATCCATTTTGCTGGTGGTCTACTCGGCCTTTAGCGAGGCGGTATTGCAGGGGCTTTGGCATAAGGTGGGGGTGGTGGCCTTACTGGAAATTCTGGTGCTGTGCCTGGGGCTTTTGGCGGTGGTGCTGGTGGTCAATACCCAGGTGGCAAGGCGCCTTGGTTTTAACCGGGCCGACGAAATCACCCTGGTATTCTGCGGCTCCAAAAAGAGCCTGGCCAACGGCATCCCCATGGCTAACATCCTGTTTCCGGCAGCAAGCGTGGGGCTGCTTATCCTGCCGCTAATGCTGTTTCACCAGGTGCAAATCATGGTTTGCGCCTACCTTGCCCGGCGCTATCGCGAAAAGGCCCTGGTGCCAATCAGCGCCTGA
- a CDS encoding S41 family peptidase: MPITLSRRQPWLGLLAGLLAMPALADTRLLKEPDIAGNRIAFVYAGNIWVAASDGSQPRQLTTGNDANSRPQFSPDGKTLAFSATHNGNTDVYLMPSSGGLPTRLTYHPGRDYVEGWTPDGSKVLFTSDRDIGNNRANQLFSIAKSGGTPVKWMQARAEDAALSPDGAKLAYRPIIMANRGSSGWRQHRGGDTPPIWIMDTKSGDFTEVPHPHASDFQPMWAGSDLYFLSDRGQSVGLYGYNAARGVWPVVSQQPWDIQSANSDGKRIIYDAGGQLHLWDITTGKDQTLSLELRPDLPERQPAWKSVQGNIETAALSPTGKRVVVTARGEIFTVPLEHGAIRNISNTDGAREMTGVWSAKGDKLAFLSDQSGQYQLVVTDQQGGNSKSWALSDTATHYFHLVGFADQDRKILFRDSHLHLKVIDLGSGKVATIATDPIRTTFLNGGDSEALSPDGAWLAYSQVGPSFNRLLYLYSFASGKSTPLTRGMSDAASPTFSPDGKYLYFMASTNSGTSAAGIDMSTQERPYRAALYALVLQKDGSSPLLPKSDEEKAASKEKDSDKGDKKPAVKIDLDGISDRLVALPVPERAYSELAVADDGALFYLDSPQPGASVDPDASDAPSRIMRFDVEKKEASQVADKVASFSLSRDGKLMLITGPHNALSTAKASDKPEPKALDLANLKLRIDPAKEWLQIFTDAWRMEKDYFYAANMHGLDWQGVFKRYRPLVDSVGTRSDLTALIVNMIGELQVGHNRAYGGDSPASAPVKVGLLGADIALENGHYRIQKIYSGGKWNPYLEAPLAVPGVKAHQGDYILAVNGQPLAATDNFFAPFENTAGQQVSLTLSRRSDGKDSWQQTVVPTASERELRLWDWIDANRRYVDKVSGGKVGYVYLPNTAEAGFTFFNRMFFAQLDKEGVVIDERSNGGGQIANYITDVLSRRYLAGFRDRDGKVWGSPAGALDGPKVMLIDQDAGSGGDFLPYAFRHLGIGKLIGTRTWGGLIGIAHNPPLVDGGTLTVPFIRIFDANGKWLAENVGIVPDIEVKLLPKAVNQGQDAQLDRAISEVLDELKTFKPVRFKTAPPIPDQLGQ; this comes from the coding sequence ATGCCAATCACCTTATCGCGCCGCCAGCCCTGGCTGGGCCTGTTGGCCGGCCTACTGGCCATGCCGGCCCTGGCTGACACCCGGCTATTAAAAGAGCCGGATATTGCCGGTAACCGCATTGCCTTCGTTTACGCCGGCAATATCTGGGTTGCTGCCAGCGACGGCAGCCAGCCAAGGCAGCTGACCACCGGCAATGATGCCAATAGCCGCCCGCAATTTTCACCCGACGGCAAAACCCTGGCCTTTAGCGCCACCCATAACGGCAATACCGATGTTTACCTGATGCCAAGTAGCGGCGGCTTGCCCACCCGGCTGACCTACCACCCTGGCCGCGACTATGTAGAAGGCTGGACGCCAGACGGCAGCAAGGTGCTCTTTACCAGCGACCGGGATATCGGCAACAACAGGGCCAACCAGCTGTTTAGCATCGCCAAAAGCGGCGGCACCCCGGTCAAATGGATGCAGGCCCGGGCCGAAGACGCGGCGCTCTCACCCGACGGCGCCAAGCTCGCCTACCGGCCCATTATCATGGCCAACCGCGGCTCAAGCGGCTGGCGCCAGCACCGCGGTGGCGACACCCCGCCCATCTGGATAATGGACACCAAAAGCGGCGATTTCACCGAAGTGCCCCACCCCCATGCCAGCGATTTTCAGCCCATGTGGGCCGGAAGCGACCTGTATTTTTTGTCTGACCGCGGCCAAAGCGTCGGCCTTTATGGCTACAACGCGGCGCGGGGCGTCTGGCCGGTGGTAAGCCAGCAGCCTTGGGATATCCAAAGCGCAAACAGCGACGGCAAGCGTATTATTTATGACGCCGGCGGCCAGCTGCATCTTTGGGATATCACCACCGGCAAGGACCAAACCTTAAGCCTTGAGCTGCGCCCCGATCTGCCCGAGCGCCAGCCGGCCTGGAAATCGGTGCAGGGCAATATCGAGACCGCCGCGCTCTCTCCCACCGGCAAGCGGGTGGTGGTTACCGCCAGGGGCGAGATTTTTACCGTGCCTCTTGAACATGGCGCCATTCGCAATATCTCCAATACCGACGGGGCGCGGGAGATGACCGGCGTTTGGTCGGCCAAGGGCGACAAGCTGGCCTTTTTGTCCGACCAATCCGGCCAGTACCAGTTGGTGGTGACCGATCAGCAAGGCGGCAACAGTAAAAGCTGGGCTTTGTCTGACACCGCCACCCATTACTTTCACCTGGTGGGTTTTGCCGACCAGGACCGCAAAATCCTCTTTCGCGACAGCCACCTGCATTTGAAGGTGATTGACCTTGGCTCGGGCAAAGTAGCCACCATTGCCACCGACCCCATTCGCACCACTTTTTTAAACGGTGGCGACAGCGAAGCGCTGTCACCGGATGGCGCCTGGCTGGCCTATTCCCAGGTGGGTCCGAGCTTTAACCGCCTGTTGTACCTGTACAGCTTTGCCAGCGGCAAAAGCACCCCACTGACCCGTGGCATGAGCGATGCCGCCAGCCCCACTTTCTCGCCAGACGGCAAATACCTGTACTTCATGGCGTCCACCAACAGCGGTACCAGCGCGGCCGGTATCGACATGTCGACCCAGGAGCGCCCCTATCGCGCCGCCTTGTACGCCCTGGTGCTGCAAAAGGACGGCAGCTCGCCGCTGCTGCCCAAATCCGATGAGGAAAAAGCCGCCAGCAAGGAAAAAGACAGCGACAAGGGCGATAAAAAGCCGGCGGTGAAAATCGACCTGGACGGCATCAGCGATCGCCTGGTGGCATTGCCGGTGCCTGAGCGGGCCTATTCTGAGCTTGCCGTGGCAGACGATGGCGCGCTCTTTTATTTAGACAGCCCCCAGCCTGGCGCCAGCGTTGACCCAGACGCCAGCGACGCCCCAAGCCGCATCATGCGCTTTGATGTGGAGAAAAAAGAGGCCAGCCAGGTGGCCGACAAGGTGGCCTCCTTTAGCCTCAGCCGTGACGGCAAATTGATGCTGATAACCGGCCCCCACAACGCGCTCTCCACCGCCAAAGCCAGCGACAAACCCGAGCCCAAGGCGCTGGATTTAGCCAACCTCAAGCTGCGCATCGACCCGGCCAAGGAATGGCTGCAGATCTTCACCGACGCCTGGCGCATGGAAAAGGACTACTTCTACGCCGCCAACATGCACGGCCTTGACTGGCAAGGGGTGTTCAAGCGCTACCGGCCGCTGGTGGACAGCGTCGGTACCCGCAGCGACCTCACCGCCCTTATCGTCAACATGATAGGCGAGCTGCAAGTGGGCCATAACCGCGCCTACGGCGGCGACAGCCCGGCTTCAGCGCCGGTCAAAGTGGGCTTGCTGGGCGCCGATATCGCCCTTGAAAACGGCCACTACCGCATTCAAAAAATTTACAGCGGCGGCAAGTGGAACCCCTACCTTGAAGCGCCCCTGGCGGTGCCCGGGGTGAAAGCCCATCAAGGGGATTACATTTTGGCGGTTAACGGCCAGCCGCTGGCCGCCACCGACAACTTCTTTGCGCCCTTTGAGAACACCGCCGGCCAGCAGGTAAGCCTGACCCTGTCGCGCCGCAGCGACGGCAAAGACAGCTGGCAGCAAACCGTGGTGCCCACCGCCAGTGAGCGGGAGCTGCGGCTTTGGGACTGGATAGACGCCAACCGCCGCTACGTGGATAAAGTAAGCGGCGGCAAGGTGGGCTACGTGTACCTGCCCAATACCGCCGAAGCCGGCTTTACCTTCTTTAACCGCATGTTCTTTGCCCAGTTGGATAAAGAAGGGGTGGTAATCGACGAGCGCTCCAATGGCGGTGGCCAGATAGCCAACTACATTACCGACGTATTGTCGCGCCGCTACCTGGCCGGTTTTCGTGACCGGGACGGCAAGGTGTGGGGCTCCCCTGCTGGCGCCCTGGACGGCCCCAAGGTGATGCTGATTGACCAAGACGCCGGCTCCGGCGGCGACTTCCTGCCCTACGCCTTTCGCCACCTGGGTATTGGCAAGCTGATTGGCACCCGCACCTGGGGTGGGCTGATTGGTATCGCCCACAACCCGCCGCTGGTGGATGGCGGCACGCTGACCGTGCCCTTTATCCGCATCTTTGATGCCAACGGCAAATGGCTGGCCGAAAACGTCGGTATTGTGCCGGACATCGAGGTCAAGCTGCTGCCAAAGGCCGTTAACCAGGGTCAGGACGCCCAGCTGGACCGGGCCATTAGCGAAGTATTGGACGAGCTGAAAACCTTCAAACCGGTGCGCTTTAAAACCGCGCCGCCCATCCCCGACCAACTGGGCCAATAA